One region of Coraliomargarita parva genomic DNA includes:
- a CDS encoding LysR family transcriptional regulator, with product MELRHLECFVEVVRHGGFSAAARALGTTQPTISKALSQLEFECGSRLLNRLSDGVQLTDAGEMVLRRATAMLAEREYLQAELAEFHGMETGHLRLGLPALGSSVLFAPLVAAYRQRYPGIEVDLHEQGSQHLEGLLRSGEIEMGATLDPVPADFEWQLVIDEPLVALLPNNHPLAGREQVKFKELASSPFILFERGFVLNTILAKACRKRQIELNVAARGAHADFIIALVSAGLGISLLPRLEVEARGKLSIATARIDEKDLRWRLGLMWRRGIPLSPAASRWLELVRKSRQ from the coding sequence ATGGAGTTGAGGCATTTGGAGTGTTTTGTCGAAGTCGTGCGGCACGGCGGCTTTTCCGCAGCGGCGCGTGCCCTCGGCACGACCCAGCCGACAATCAGCAAGGCGCTCTCCCAGCTGGAATTCGAATGCGGCTCACGCCTGCTCAACCGTCTCAGTGATGGCGTCCAGTTGACAGATGCCGGCGAGATGGTCTTGCGCCGCGCCACCGCCATGCTGGCCGAACGGGAATACCTGCAGGCGGAACTGGCGGAGTTCCATGGCATGGAAACCGGCCATCTGCGCCTGGGACTGCCCGCCCTCGGGAGCAGCGTACTCTTCGCGCCGCTGGTCGCCGCCTACCGTCAGCGCTATCCCGGGATCGAGGTCGACTTGCACGAACAAGGCAGCCAGCACTTGGAAGGATTACTCCGCTCGGGCGAGATCGAAATGGGCGCCACCCTCGACCCGGTTCCGGCCGACTTTGAATGGCAACTGGTCATCGATGAGCCCTTGGTCGCCCTGCTTCCGAACAACCATCCCCTCGCCGGCCGCGAACAAGTCAAGTTCAAGGAACTGGCCAGCAGCCCCTTCATTCTCTTCGAACGCGGCTTTGTCCTGAATACGATCCTCGCCAAAGCCTGCCGCAAACGGCAGATCGAACTCAACGTCGCCGCACGTGGCGCCCATGCCGATTTCATTATCGCCCTCGTCTCCGCCGGTCTCGGGATCTCCCTGCTCCCCCGGCTCGAAGTGGAAGCCCGTGGCAAGCTCTCCATCGCCACCGCTCGGATCGACGAGAAAGACCTGCGCTGGCGGCTCGGACTCATGTGGCGCCGAGGGATCCCCCTCTCCCCCGCCGCTTCCCGCTGGCTCGAACTCGTCCGCAAGTCACGCCAGTAA
- a CDS encoding ArsR/SmtB family transcription factor, translating into MADSWEILKLLADSTRVRILSLLAKEELSVAELQEVLDMGQSRISSHLGLLRQGELVHDRREGKKTYYALNGGSNANEAALMQAACRAVEDSPQIAEDTANLKRVLEKRKRKAEEYFNSVAGRLGKNYCPGRSWEAIGHFLLHLTPKIRIADLGAGEGLVSQLLARRAEQVVCVDNSPKMIEFGSELAKKNGFSNLSYKLGDIEAVPLKDKSFDLALLSQALHHASHPQKAVDEAYRILKPGGQLIIIDLLEHHFEKAHELYADVWLGFSENKLYQFMKDAGFRQIEVNVVAREEAEPNFETVLACGVKG; encoded by the coding sequence ATGGCCGATTCCTGGGAAATTTTGAAGCTGCTGGCGGACTCCACCCGAGTGCGCATTCTTTCGCTTTTGGCCAAGGAGGAGTTGTCGGTGGCCGAGCTACAGGAAGTTCTGGATATGGGGCAGTCTCGGATTTCCTCTCACCTGGGGCTGCTGCGCCAGGGCGAGCTGGTCCATGACCGGCGGGAAGGAAAGAAGACCTATTATGCCTTGAACGGGGGGAGCAACGCGAACGAGGCGGCCCTCATGCAGGCGGCCTGCAGGGCGGTGGAGGATAGTCCGCAGATCGCGGAAGATACCGCCAACCTGAAGCGCGTGCTGGAAAAGCGGAAGCGCAAGGCGGAGGAGTATTTCAACTCGGTGGCCGGTCGCCTGGGCAAGAATTACTGTCCGGGACGGAGCTGGGAGGCGATTGGGCACTTTTTGCTGCACCTGACGCCCAAGATCCGGATTGCCGATCTGGGCGCGGGCGAAGGCCTGGTTTCGCAGCTCTTGGCCCGTCGGGCCGAGCAGGTGGTCTGTGTGGACAATTCCCCTAAGATGATCGAGTTCGGCAGCGAGCTGGCGAAGAAGAACGGCTTTTCGAATTTGAGCTACAAGCTGGGCGATATCGAAGCGGTGCCTTTGAAGGACAAGAGCTTCGACCTGGCCCTGCTCAGCCAGGCACTGCACCATGCCTCACATCCGCAGAAGGCGGTCGACGAGGCCTACCGTATCCTCAAGCCCGGCGGGCAGCTCATCATCATCGACCTGTTGGAGCACCATTTTGAAAAGGCCCATGAGTTGTATGCCGATGTCTGGCTCGGATTTTCGGAAAACAAGCTTTACCAGTTCATGAAGGACGCCGGATTTCGTCAGATCGAAGTCAATGTGGTGGCCCGCGAGGAAGCCGAGCCGAACTTCGAGACCGTGCTGGCCTGCGGTGTTAAGGGGTGA
- a CDS encoding LrgB family protein — translation MPAIAKAVFWCLCTLLVYAAARGLHRKYGRWWSSPMLVTWVGCGALILAFHASYHDYLLGTHWLVWLLGPATVAFAIPIHRHRALIRRHWLLLCIGVVVGSLIAIATSWGLASVFHLTPELRASLLPRSVTTPLAMEASSRLGGIPELTAVFTALTGLFGAAVGETLLGYLPIRSTFAKGALFGMGAHGAGVARAREMGQEEGVVASLIMILAGLLNVIAAGCLQAMFH, via the coding sequence ATGCCAGCGATTGCTAAAGCGGTCTTCTGGTGCCTGTGTACCCTGTTGGTGTACGCCGCCGCGCGCGGACTGCACCGTAAGTACGGGCGTTGGTGGAGTTCGCCCATGCTTGTGACCTGGGTTGGCTGCGGGGCGCTCATCCTTGCCTTTCATGCCTCCTACCACGACTACCTTCTGGGCACGCACTGGTTGGTCTGGCTGCTGGGGCCGGCAACGGTGGCCTTTGCCATTCCGATCCACCGGCATCGTGCGTTGATCCGGCGTCATTGGTTGCTGCTCTGCATCGGTGTTGTCGTTGGCAGCTTGATTGCGATTGCGACCTCTTGGGGGCTGGCTTCGGTCTTTCACCTGACGCCGGAACTGCGGGCCAGCCTTCTGCCGCGCTCGGTTACGACACCACTGGCGATGGAAGCCTCGTCACGACTGGGTGGCATTCCGGAACTGACCGCTGTATTCACCGCCTTGACGGGGCTCTTTGGGGCGGCGGTGGGCGAAACCCTACTGGGCTATTTGCCCATCCGCTCCACTTTCGCCAAGGGGGCGCTGTTCGGCATGGGCGCGCATGGTGCCGGGGTGGCCCGGGCCCGCGAGATGGGACAGGAGGAAGGTGTGGTGGCCAGTCTCATCATGATTCTGGCCGGTTTGCTCAACGTGATCGCGGCAGGCTGCCTGCAAGCGATGTTTCATTGA
- a CDS encoding CidA/LrgA family protein encodes MESIPADTDIATRPAPSHQRWIQVLALILIWCLGQRFTTALNWPLPGSLIGLGLLWFLLDRGLIPARWVEAGADGLLNHLMLFFVPAMLALVDRPELLSLLGVKLLITVLLSTLAVMCGTACVVEVGFRLRHASDC; translated from the coding sequence ATGGAATCGATCCCTGCCGATACCGACATTGCGACAAGACCTGCGCCTTCACACCAGCGCTGGATACAAGTGCTTGCCTTGATCCTGATCTGGTGTCTGGGGCAGCGATTCACGACCGCCCTGAATTGGCCGCTGCCGGGGAGCCTGATCGGCTTGGGCTTGCTTTGGTTCCTTCTGGACCGCGGACTCATTCCTGCCCGCTGGGTGGAAGCGGGGGCTGATGGCTTGCTCAACCATTTGATGCTTTTCTTTGTCCCGGCCATGCTCGCGCTGGTCGACCGTCCGGAATTGCTCAGCCTGCTCGGGGTCAAGTTGCTCATTACGGTGCTGTTGAGCACCTTGGCCGTCATGTGCGGGACGGCCTGCGTTGTGGAAGTCGGCTTCCGCCTGCGTCATGCCAGCGATTGCTAA